The proteins below are encoded in one region of Borrelia hispanica CRI:
- a CDS encoding M23 family metallopeptidase encodes MHNVKKLLLVFTLTSIFIIGLFKVNAKNNDITKIYYKKEAFQGGNIYFISNKNFKKLSLLSTNQKPILSALPFKCNISNRDYYIALIGITPMIKEGKRKIQIEFENKQYIKEIEIKKFIFKKTTVKLNKSKSKLIKSQQSPKAKKQALTLWNIIGTVGDTTIYHYDTFVHPIKDKYQITSPYGDQRIYMQDNQKISSQKIHNGKDYAPFKKEKTPIFAAGRGKVVFARDREITGKTVIIQHLPGVFTIYLHLSKFGVKENTIVNTGEYIGNVGNTGISTGPHLHFEIRINGIAVNPDFFLEEMLIDKNQIINNTKKIE; translated from the coding sequence GTGCACAACGTCAAAAAACTTTTACTTGTATTTACCCTTACATCTATATTTATAATAGGATTATTTAAAGTTAATGCAAAAAATAATGATATTACAAAAATATACTATAAAAAAGAGGCCTTCCAAGGAGGCAACATCTATTTTATAAGCAATAAAAACTTTAAAAAATTATCTCTCTTATCAACAAATCAAAAACCCATTTTAAGTGCATTGCCTTTTAAGTGTAATATAAGTAATAGAGACTACTATATAGCTTTAATCGGAATCACACCAATGATCAAAGAAGGAAAAAGAAAAATTCAAATAGAGTTTGAAAATAAACAATACATAAAGGAAATTGAAATCAAAAAATTCATATTCAAAAAAACAACTGTCAAACTTAATAAAAGCAAATCTAAACTTATCAAAAGTCAACAATCACCTAAAGCAAAAAAACAAGCTCTAACATTATGGAATATCATTGGAACTGTAGGTGATACAACAATTTATCATTACGATACGTTTGTCCATCCAATAAAAGATAAATATCAAATAACTAGTCCTTATGGGGATCAAAGAATTTATATGCAAGACAACCAAAAAATATCAAGCCAAAAAATACATAACGGAAAAGATTATGCGCCATTTAAAAAAGAAAAAACACCTATTTTCGCAGCTGGTAGAGGAAAAGTAGTATTTGCAAGAGACAGAGAAATTACTGGGAAAACCGTTATCATTCAACATTTACCAGGAGTATTTACAATTTATCTACACCTATCAAAATTTGGAGTTAAAGAAAATACAATAGTAAATACAGGAGAATATATAGGTAACGTCGGGAATACGGGAATATCAACAGGTCCTCATCTACACTTTGAAATTAGAATTAATGGAATTGCAGTAAATCCAGATTTTTTCTTAGAAGAAATGCTTATTGACAAAAATCAAATAATCAATAACACTAAAAAGATAGAGTAA
- the recJ gene encoding single-stranded-DNA-specific exonuclease RecJ, whose protein sequence is MKIWEKKELDISQENILNIKKKYNISLFEATLLLNREIKEEDFLFFLENSVNLMHNPFFLKNINKFIYRINEAILEKENVLIFGDKDADGITATIIMYETLKDFGINVTYKIPSNGEFYGLTKEVIDKAFKDKITLIITVDCGISNIEEINYARSKNIEVIITDHHLPNKEIDTENIIIDPHLKGDFSPFKEIAGCYVSFKTCLALYLSTTNLYNKDLIFMFLEKLENNIKLHAIEINNYILKKHITLDNNNDLQININQIEAFSENKYIIVFNKIEQAQLLNEFFKQRIDIEIIDINENFIKKYPKHANKTLKELMQITKYFKYREINIYEKLYYIFYNIIFETNKNLLQNCLKRLKFVAIGTIADNMPIIDENRIAVKEGLKEIALRENISINYLLKEVNMLTKPIITSTDIAFKIAPILNSTGRLERADITIRFLLSQDTNKIENKFKEIKNINTLRKYKEDISWNTHNENTIFKNDKFIVCYDKNTPKGISSRMATRLSSYYKKVAVFLTKQSDIIKGSIRSNNKINSKELISMIPKHLIINSGGHKAAAGFTLYENVLNEFIRELENALAKIEYKELQEDSILIDAIIPQDLSKTELIKTIDLFEPYGHDFREFILMMENVCIQDIRTIDKNGTSKHISMKIINNIDYYKAIYFNGTQTIQELGIRDGQNIDIIFTISEDIYNQNDKILKIIDIKKRNN, encoded by the coding sequence ATGAAAATTTGGGAAAAAAAAGAACTTGATATTTCACAAGAAAATATCCTTAACATCAAAAAAAAATATAATATCAGTCTTTTTGAAGCAACACTACTACTTAACAGAGAAATCAAAGAAGAAGATTTCTTATTTTTCTTAGAGAATAGTGTCAATTTAATGCACAACCCATTTTTTTTAAAAAACATAAACAAATTCATTTATAGAATAAATGAAGCCATTTTAGAAAAAGAAAACGTATTAATCTTTGGAGACAAAGATGCTGATGGAATCACAGCAACAATAATAATGTATGAAACTCTTAAAGATTTTGGCATTAATGTAACTTATAAAATACCATCTAATGGAGAATTTTATGGGCTTACAAAAGAGGTCATTGATAAGGCATTTAAAGACAAAATAACACTAATAATCACTGTTGATTGTGGAATTTCTAACATTGAAGAAATAAATTATGCAAGATCAAAAAATATAGAAGTAATAATTACAGATCATCACCTTCCAAACAAAGAAATCGACACAGAAAATATTATCATAGATCCTCATTTAAAAGGTGATTTTTCTCCATTTAAAGAAATAGCTGGATGTTATGTAAGTTTCAAAACATGTCTTGCACTATATCTATCTACTACCAATCTTTATAACAAAGACTTAATATTTATGTTTTTAGAAAAATTAGAAAATAATATAAAACTTCATGCAATAGAAATTAACAATTACATTCTAAAAAAACATATAACTCTAGACAATAATAACGATTTACAAATTAATATTAACCAAATAGAAGCATTTTCAGAAAATAAATACATAATTGTATTTAATAAAATTGAACAAGCTCAACTTTTAAATGAATTTTTTAAACAAAGAATAGATATAGAAATAATTGATATTAATGAAAATTTTATAAAAAAATATCCCAAACATGCAAACAAAACACTAAAAGAACTTATGCAAATTACTAAATATTTCAAATATAGAGAAATTAATATTTATGAAAAACTGTATTATATATTCTATAATATAATATTTGAAACAAACAAAAATTTACTGCAAAATTGCCTTAAAAGACTTAAATTTGTTGCAATAGGAACCATAGCTGATAATATGCCAATTATTGATGAAAATCGAATAGCTGTAAAAGAGGGACTTAAAGAAATAGCATTAAGAGAAAATATATCTATAAATTATCTATTAAAAGAAGTCAATATGTTAACAAAACCAATAATCACTTCAACAGATATTGCATTTAAAATTGCACCAATATTAAATTCAACAGGAAGACTTGAAAGAGCAGATATTACAATTCGATTTCTATTAAGTCAAGATACTAATAAAATAGAAAATAAATTTAAGGAAATCAAAAATATAAACACTTTAAGAAAATATAAAGAAGATATATCTTGGAATACGCATAATGAAAATACCATTTTTAAGAATGATAAATTCATAGTATGCTATGACAAAAATACTCCAAAGGGAATTAGTTCTAGAATGGCAACAAGACTCTCATCTTATTATAAAAAGGTTGCTGTCTTTCTTACTAAACAATCAGATATAATTAAAGGATCTATTAGATCAAATAATAAAATAAATTCAAAAGAACTAATTTCAATGATACCAAAACATCTAATAATAAATTCTGGAGGACACAAAGCAGCTGCTGGATTTACATTGTATGAAAATGTACTAAACGAATTTATAAGAGAACTTGAAAATGCTCTTGCAAAGATAGAATATAAAGAATTACAAGAAGATTCAATACTAATTGATGCTATAATACCTCAAGATTTAAGTAAAACAGAACTTATAAAAACAATAGATTTATTTGAACCATATGGACATGATTTTAGAGAATTTATTTTAATGATGGAAAATGTATGCATTCAGGACATCAGAACAATTGATAAAAATGGAACTTCAAAACACATAAGCATGAAAATCATCAATAATATAGATTATTATAAAGCCATTTATTTTAATGGCACTCAAACTATTCAAGAACTTGGCATCAGAGATGGTCAAAATATAGACATAATATTCACAATTAGTGAAGATATTTACAATCAAAATGATAAAATTTTAAAAATTATTGATATCAAAAAGAGAAACAATTAG
- a CDS encoding DNA repair protein RecO C-terminal domain-containing protein, translated as MLFNKINAIITNLYHKKNYSLLNLFHSKGIIHTIIHDYTIEKFKLNINNLVKANFEIVRENNLCKIIEVNDEEFIIQDLTYEKLTIIKLWIKLINLSFDEGECFKLFNEATEMLNNSSLGKAQLIDLQYKIRFLIIKGLLYLSNSCFKCNKQIKENYYYDTHIHGFNCIKCSNNKNQYINTESFKYLENTTQTNMNTTLNAKLTNKTKEFITLMIKNKLNREFEQILL; from the coding sequence ATGCTGTTTAACAAAATCAATGCTATAATAACAAATCTATATCATAAAAAAAATTATTCATTATTAAACCTATTTCATTCAAAAGGAATCATTCATACAATAATTCATGATTACACCATAGAAAAGTTTAAATTAAATATCAATAACTTAGTAAAAGCCAATTTTGAAATAGTAAGAGAAAACAACTTATGCAAAATAATAGAAGTTAATGATGAAGAATTTATCATTCAAGACTTAACATATGAAAAACTAACAATTATTAAACTATGGATCAAGCTTATTAATTTAAGTTTTGATGAAGGAGAATGTTTCAAACTATTTAACGAAGCTACAGAAATGCTAAATAATTCAAGCTTAGGAAAAGCACAATTAATTGACTTGCAATATAAAATAAGATTTTTAATAATCAAAGGACTTTTATACTTATCAAACTCATGTTTTAAATGTAATAAGCAAATAAAAGAAAATTATTATTACGATACACACATTCATGGTTTTAACTGCATTAAATGTTCCAATAATAAAAATCAGTACATTAATACAGAAAGTTTTAAATACTTAGAAAACACAACTCAAACAAATATGAACACAACTTTAAATGCAAAATTAACTAATAAAACAAAAGAATTTATAACACTTATGATTAAAAACAAACTAAACAGAGAATTTGAGCAAATACTACTCTAA
- the lon gene encoding endopeptidase La codes for MKSREIEYFMEEIKDTVAKEKKRSKNSGGILPHFDKPVRVPLIAVPSHPVFPSMFIPIVIVSDIDMKAVDYVIKGNGIISLFVLRDKFLEKSGNSKDGKLTINYQKDIYSVGVTAKIVKKINLPDGGYNIFVSTIDRVKFVKVVLNEDFPIIEVDYLKQIPIKKYDVNLKAIYSSILLRTKEIFSHRKMPEFQLNMVNIEDKGRLCDVVAGMIASSKESHQEVLETLSVKDRLKKVLELLYEELNLIEIQNKIAKGIQEKLEKQQKEFFLKEQLKAIKTELGVGDEKNSEFLKMKSKIDALALKGEALDAVGRELEKFSFLERHSSEYIVVRNYLELITNLPWGDTKVDFDKFNLQRAEKILDKTHYGMREVKDRIIEYISVLKLRKSQKGAIMLLVGPPGVGKTSIGAAIAEVLKTKFFRFSVGGIRDESEIKGHRRTYVGALPGKIIQGLRITKTNSPVFLIDEIDKVSSSHYGDPFSVLLEVLDPEQNVNFRDHYLDLPFDISNVFFILTANSLETIPTPLLNRMEVIQLSGYVDDEKIEIARKYLIPKVLKENGVDKDSLKFQSSSLVQIAREYARDNGLRNFEKYLKQIVRKIARKLVEDKSVKAYQISKENLEEYIGIPVFRKEKFLDKVMSPGMVMGLAWTNYGGSTLIIETVKTESKSPGIKLTGRLGDVMKESANIAFTYVNSISNELKLHKSFFEKYMIHLHIPEGATPKDGPSAGITIASAFISLALNKTVRPNLAMTGELSLTGNVMAIGGLKAKIIAAKRNGVEHIIIPKANKVDLDDIPINIKNGINFHLVDSMKEVIKLLF; via the coding sequence ATGAAATCTAGGGAGATTGAATACTTTATGGAAGAAATAAAAGATACTGTTGCTAAGGAAAAGAAGCGTTCAAAGAACTCTGGAGGCATTTTGCCACATTTTGATAAACCTGTAAGAGTACCTTTAATTGCTGTGCCATCACATCCTGTATTTCCAAGTATGTTTATTCCAATTGTTATAGTTTCTGATATTGATATGAAGGCTGTTGATTATGTTATTAAAGGTAATGGAATTATTTCTTTATTTGTTTTGCGTGATAAATTTTTAGAAAAATCAGGAAATAGTAAGGATGGTAAATTAACGATTAATTATCAAAAGGATATTTATTCTGTTGGTGTTACCGCTAAAATTGTAAAAAAAATTAATCTTCCTGATGGTGGATATAATATTTTTGTTTCCACTATTGATAGAGTTAAATTTGTTAAAGTTGTTCTTAATGAAGATTTTCCAATAATTGAAGTTGATTATTTAAAACAAATTCCAATTAAAAAGTATGATGTTAATTTAAAAGCAATTTATAGCAGTATTTTACTTAGAACTAAAGAAATATTCTCACATAGGAAAATGCCCGAATTTCAGTTAAATATGGTGAATATTGAAGATAAGGGTAGATTGTGTGATGTTGTTGCAGGAATGATAGCATCTTCAAAGGAATCTCATCAAGAGGTACTTGAAACATTAAGTGTTAAGGATAGGCTTAAAAAGGTTTTAGAATTGCTTTATGAAGAATTAAACTTGATTGAGATTCAAAATAAAATTGCTAAAGGTATTCAAGAAAAATTAGAAAAACAACAAAAAGAGTTCTTTTTAAAGGAACAACTTAAAGCTATTAAGACTGAACTTGGTGTTGGAGATGAGAAGAATAGTGAATTTTTAAAAATGAAATCTAAAATAGATGCTTTAGCTTTAAAAGGAGAGGCTTTAGATGCGGTTGGAAGGGAGCTTGAGAAGTTTTCATTTCTTGAGAGACATTCGTCTGAGTATATTGTGGTTAGGAATTATCTTGAACTTATTACAAATCTTCCTTGGGGAGATACTAAAGTTGATTTTGACAAATTTAATTTACAAAGAGCAGAAAAAATTTTAGATAAAACTCATTATGGTATGAGAGAGGTTAAAGATAGAATTATTGAATATATTTCTGTCCTTAAGTTAAGAAAATCTCAAAAAGGGGCTATTATGCTTTTAGTTGGTCCACCTGGAGTTGGTAAAACTTCAATAGGAGCAGCTATTGCTGAAGTTCTTAAGACGAAGTTTTTTAGATTTTCTGTAGGTGGTATAAGAGATGAATCAGAAATTAAAGGACATAGAAGAACTTATGTAGGAGCATTGCCTGGAAAAATTATTCAAGGACTCAGAATTACAAAAACAAATTCGCCTGTTTTTTTAATAGATGAAATTGATAAAGTGTCGTCGTCTCATTATGGAGATCCGTTCTCAGTTCTTCTTGAAGTTTTAGATCCCGAACAAAATGTTAATTTTAGAGATCATTATCTTGATTTGCCTTTTGATATTTCTAATGTATTTTTTATTTTAACAGCCAATTCTCTTGAGACAATACCTACACCTTTATTAAATAGGATGGAGGTAATTCAACTCTCAGGATATGTTGATGATGAGAAAATAGAGATAGCAAGAAAATATTTAATACCAAAGGTCTTAAAGGAAAATGGTGTTGATAAAGATTCCTTGAAGTTTCAAAGTTCATCTCTTGTTCAGATAGCTAGGGAATATGCTAGGGATAATGGACTTAGAAATTTTGAGAAATATTTAAAACAAATTGTTAGAAAAATTGCAAGAAAGCTTGTTGAAGATAAATCTGTAAAAGCATATCAGATTTCAAAGGAAAATTTGGAAGAGTATATTGGCATTCCTGTATTTAGAAAAGAAAAATTTTTGGATAAAGTTATGTCTCCAGGTATGGTGATGGGTCTTGCATGGACCAATTATGGTGGTTCGACTTTGATTATTGAGACTGTAAAAACCGAATCCAAATCCCCTGGTATTAAGTTGACAGGTAGGCTTGGAGATGTTATGAAAGAATCTGCAAATATTGCATTTACTTATGTCAATAGTATTAGTAATGAACTTAAATTGCATAAGTCCTTTTTTGAAAAATACATGATACATTTGCATATTCCAGAAGGTGCTACTCCAAAAGATGGGCCTTCTGCTGGAATTACTATTGCTAGTGCTTTTATATCTCTGGCTCTTAATAAAACTGTAAGACCCAATTTGGCTATGACAGGAGAGTTATCATTAACAGGTAATGTAATGGCTATTGGTGGATTGAAAGCCAAAATAATTGCTGCTAAGAGGAATGGTGTTGAGCACATTATTATTCCTAAAGCAAATAAAGTAGATCTTGATGATATTCCTATTAATATTAAAAATGGTATAAATTTTCATCTTGTAGATAGTATGAAAGAAGTAATTAAATTGTTATTTTAA
- a CDS encoding efflux RND transporter permease subunit, producing the protein MDLATLSIKHKVFILITFTLITIVLGFFLKDIKFDSNILKLIPKNAQIEQTLDIDKSSSLLSTIVMFKDKKNIFNKETFRKINEVANDIVNILKVTPNSVTSIFTYFPQLKKDVYTDEDIINIKNKINATPFIKKLFLNDDETLIYFIIISTTDTKTNFSRSLKNELEAMEATIKRHETDTLKLYLTGDLVVREKILNYMADDFKLLGPFAAIVVIVSLYFIVKNILGAIIPVLIAICALIWTFGIKSLFMSPITVPETTMIVLLISIGCANAVHIINGVLKQINKNKPLTETAIITTIQTLKTPIILTSLTTAFGFLSLISSSIQAYRTMGIFMSLGVIIAMFMSLLVLPGILVKTPFKHNNKKNTHTFLEKLSLINQIITKWILNNKYISFIVTVIILLSSIIGLFKIEINFDEKDYFKENTSVKQTLNFMQKEIGGTSVIKIEINGTPGEFKNEQKMKNLDLITDNIDKFSYKTQSNSINGIIRLMNFKFKKENPKEYRLPENQAVLNKLILLISRSNSIKNMTNMYINNDWSQISIIIRTDQNSTEEIKQFADYASNVIDKYMPGHEYHFSGAYDKIPISQTMVKEQITNIITTLSAIAILLIIFFKSIKTGIIIAIPVAWSVFLNFAVMKLFGITLNPATATIASVSMGIGVDYSIHFFNAFILNYQITKDYKNALLESIPNVFNGIFANSISVGIGFLTLIFSTYKIIATLGAIIAFTMLTTSIASLTLLPLLIYIFKPTVKTISTTKV; encoded by the coding sequence ATGGATCTAGCGACTCTAAGTATTAAACATAAAGTTTTCATATTAATAACATTCACACTAATAACAATTGTTTTAGGATTTTTCTTAAAAGATATAAAATTTGACTCCAACATATTAAAACTCATACCAAAAAATGCACAAATTGAACAAACTCTAGATATAGACAAAAGTAGTTCTCTATTATCAACAATAGTAATGTTTAAAGACAAAAAAAATATTTTCAATAAAGAAACTTTTAGAAAAATTAATGAAGTAGCAAATGATATAGTCAATATCTTAAAAGTAACACCCAACTCCGTTACGAGCATATTTACTTACTTCCCACAATTAAAAAAAGATGTATATACAGATGAAGATATAATCAATATAAAAAACAAAATTAATGCAACACCATTTATTAAAAAGCTATTTCTAAATGATGATGAAACTTTAATATACTTTATAATAATATCAACAACAGATACTAAGACAAATTTTAGCCGAAGCTTAAAAAATGAACTTGAAGCAATGGAAGCCACAATTAAAAGACATGAAACTGATACTCTAAAACTTTACTTAACAGGAGATCTTGTAGTAAGAGAAAAAATACTCAATTATATGGCTGATGACTTCAAATTGTTAGGACCATTTGCTGCAATCGTAGTCATTGTATCACTCTATTTTATTGTAAAAAATATACTAGGAGCCATAATTCCCGTACTCATTGCAATATGTGCTTTAATTTGGACTTTTGGAATTAAAAGCCTTTTTATGTCTCCAATTACTGTTCCAGAAACAACAATGATAGTCCTACTGATTTCAATTGGATGTGCTAATGCTGTACATATAATAAATGGAGTATTAAAACAAATTAATAAAAATAAACCCTTAACCGAAACAGCCATCATAACTACAATTCAAACACTAAAAACACCAATAATTTTAACTTCTCTCACAACAGCCTTTGGCTTTTTATCTCTAATCAGTTCGTCTATTCAAGCATATAGAACAATGGGAATTTTTATGTCACTAGGTGTCATCATTGCAATGTTTATGTCTTTATTAGTACTACCTGGAATACTAGTTAAAACACCATTTAAACATAATAACAAAAAAAATACGCATACTTTTCTTGAAAAACTTTCGCTAATAAACCAAATAATTACAAAATGGATACTAAATAACAAATACATTTCATTCATTGTAACCGTAATAATTTTATTAAGCTCAATTATAGGACTTTTTAAAATAGAAATTAATTTCGATGAAAAAGATTATTTTAAAGAAAATACAAGTGTCAAACAAACACTTAACTTCATGCAAAAAGAAATAGGAGGAACATCAGTAATTAAAATTGAAATTAATGGCACCCCAGGTGAATTTAAGAATGAACAAAAAATGAAAAATCTGGATTTAATCACAGATAATATTGATAAATTCAGTTATAAAACACAATCTAATTCAATAAATGGCATTATAAGACTTATGAATTTTAAATTTAAAAAAGAAAATCCCAAAGAATACAGATTACCTGAAAATCAAGCTGTATTAAACAAGTTAATACTATTAATTAGCAGAAGCAATTCCATTAAAAATATGACTAATATGTATATCAATAATGATTGGTCGCAAATATCAATCATTATAAGAACTGATCAAAATTCAACTGAAGAAATTAAACAATTTGCAGACTATGCAAGCAATGTGATTGACAAATATATGCCAGGACATGAATACCACTTTTCAGGAGCTTATGACAAAATACCCATATCACAAACTATGGTAAAAGAACAAATCACAAATATTATTACAACACTTAGTGCAATAGCAATATTGCTCATAATATTCTTTAAATCCATAAAAACTGGGATTATCATTGCAATTCCAGTAGCATGGTCGGTATTTTTAAATTTTGCAGTAATGAAACTTTTTGGAATAACACTAAATCCTGCAACAGCAACAATTGCCTCTGTTAGTATGGGCATAGGTGTAGATTATTCTATTCACTTCTTTAATGCATTTATATTAAACTATCAAATAACTAAAGACTATAAAAATGCTTTACTTGAATCAATACCTAACGTATTTAATGGAATATTTGCAAACTCAATATCAGTAGGAATAGGATTTTTAACACTCATATTTTCAACTTATAAAATAATTGCAACACTTGGAGCAATAATAGCTTTTACTATGTTAACAACATCTATTGCATCATTAACGCTACTTCCATTATTAATTTATATATTTAAACCAACTGTTAAAACAATAAGTACAACAAAAGTGTAA
- the leuS gene encoding leucine--tRNA ligase, with product MSKYDFKKIEKKWQNYWDKHKTYKVNEDPNVPKEKRIYILDMFPYPSANGLHVGHPEGYTATDILTRYKLLNGFNVLHPMGFDSFGLPAENYAIQTGKHPKKITEKNIEKFKEQIKALGFAYDWDREIKTHDVNYYKWTQWIFLQLYKKGLAYTKEIPVWYCPDLGTVLANEEVIQTPDGPRSERGFHKVERKPLRQWLLKITKYAERLIRDLEEVDWPESVKEMQKNWIGKSTGVEIEFLVKESKEKIKVFTTRPDTIFGVTYLVLAPEHPMVDKITTDELKPIISKYKDKEILKSDLERTSLEKDKTGMFTGAYAINPITKEEIPIWIGSYILGTYGTGAVMSVPAHDERDFEFAKKYNLPIKQVVSQTGTNEVLIKPLTENGISINTPMEFNNLTTIEVKTKVIKWLIENKMGQEKINYKLRDWIFSRQRYWGEPIPILFDDNLNEIPLNDDELPLTLPDIENYKPSGTGESPLSKIKDWVNVKRNGKIYKRETNTMPQWAGSCWYYIRYLDPHNEKEFANKEKINYWMPVDLYIGGAEHSVLHLLYARFWHKVLYDLGYVNTKEPFRKLINQGMITSFAYQDENGILIPNDEVEKKDNKFFSKKNNKELKQIIAKMSKSLKNIINPDDIIKEYGADSMRIYEMFMGPLTDSKPWNTQGLIGIFRFLNKIWLIKNKELTNETPPKEIISELHKTIKKVTEDIETLNFNTAISTLMIFINELLKHEKNYLQIFKPIIIILSPFAPHLGEELWEFMGEQSSIFKNAKWPKYDLNSIIDDTREVVLQVNGKIKDKIMIKKDTDEDTLEKIALNNQKIIQNIHNKQIIKIITVKDKLVNIVAK from the coding sequence ATGTCTAAATATGACTTTAAAAAAATAGAAAAAAAATGGCAAAATTACTGGGATAAACACAAAACATATAAAGTAAACGAAGATCCAAATGTTCCTAAAGAAAAAAGAATCTATATTCTTGACATGTTTCCTTATCCTTCAGCTAATGGACTCCATGTCGGACACCCTGAAGGTTATACGGCCACTGACATATTAACAAGATATAAGCTTTTAAATGGATTTAATGTACTTCATCCAATGGGGTTTGACAGTTTTGGATTACCTGCAGAAAATTATGCAATACAAACAGGAAAACATCCTAAAAAAATAACAGAAAAAAATATTGAAAAATTTAAGGAACAAATTAAAGCATTAGGATTTGCATATGATTGGGATCGAGAAATTAAAACTCATGATGTAAATTATTATAAATGGACACAATGGATCTTCCTTCAATTATATAAAAAAGGCTTGGCTTACACAAAAGAAATACCTGTCTGGTATTGTCCTGATCTTGGAACAGTGCTTGCAAACGAAGAAGTAATTCAAACACCCGATGGACCTAGATCAGAACGGGGATTTCATAAAGTAGAAAGAAAACCTTTAAGACAATGGCTACTCAAAATCACAAAATATGCAGAAAGACTTATTAGAGATCTTGAAGAAGTAGATTGGCCTGAATCTGTCAAAGAAATGCAAAAAAATTGGATTGGAAAATCAACAGGAGTTGAAATTGAATTCTTAGTAAAGGAAAGTAAAGAAAAAATAAAGGTATTTACAACAAGACCAGATACAATTTTTGGAGTAACATATTTAGTACTTGCACCAGAACATCCTATGGTAGACAAAATTACGACAGATGAACTTAAACCTATAATATCAAAATATAAAGACAAAGAAATCCTTAAAAGCGATCTTGAGAGGACTTCTCTTGAAAAAGACAAAACAGGGATGTTTACAGGAGCATATGCTATTAACCCAATAACTAAAGAAGAAATACCAATTTGGATAGGAAGTTATATACTTGGCACTTATGGAACTGGAGCTGTAATGAGTGTTCCTGCACATGATGAACGAGATTTTGAATTTGCAAAAAAATATAATTTGCCCATCAAACAAGTGGTCTCTCAAACTGGCACTAATGAAGTATTAATAAAACCACTTACCGAAAATGGTATTTCAATTAATACACCTATGGAATTTAACAATCTCACAACTATCGAAGTAAAAACAAAAGTAATAAAATGGCTTATAGAAAATAAAATGGGCCAAGAAAAAATTAATTATAAACTTAGAGATTGGATTTTCTCAAGACAGCGATACTGGGGAGAACCTATTCCTATTTTGTTTGACGACAACCTAAATGAAATACCATTAAACGATGATGAATTACCATTAACACTTCCAGATATAGAAAATTACAAACCATCTGGCACAGGAGAATCGCCTCTCTCAAAAATTAAAGACTGGGTAAATGTTAAACGTAACGGCAAAATATATAAAAGAGAAACAAACACAATGCCCCAATGGGCAGGCTCATGTTGGTACTATATACGATACCTTGATCCTCATAACGAAAAAGAATTTGCAAATAAAGAAAAAATTAATTATTGGATGCCAGTTGATCTTTATATTGGAGGTGCTGAACATTCAGTACTACACTTATTATACGCAAGATTTTGGCATAAAGTTCTTTATGATTTAGGATATGTTAATACAAAAGAACCTTTTAGAAAACTTATAAATCAAGGAATGATAACATCATTTGCATATCAAGACGAAAATGGTATTTTAATTCCCAATGATGAAGTAGAAAAAAAAGACAATAAATTCTTTTCAAAAAAAAATAATAAAGAATTAAAACAAATAATAGCAAAAATGTCCAAATCACTTAAAAACATAATAAATCCAGATGACATCATTAAAGAATACGGTGCAGATTCAATGAGAATATATGAAATGTTTATGGGACCTTTAACCGATTCAAAACCATGGAATACACAAGGACTCATTGGAATTTTTAGATTTTTAAACAAAATATGGCTTATCAAGAACAAAGAACTTACTAACGAAACACCTCCAAAAGAAATAATATCTGAACTGCATAAAACAATAAAAAAAGTCACAGAAGATATAGAAACTTTAAATTTTAATACCGCAATTTCAACATTAATGATATTCATAAATGAACTTCTAAAACATGAAAAGAATTATTTACAAATATTTAAACCTATAATCATTATCTTATCACCATTTGCACCACATTTAGGAGAAGAATTATGGGAATTTATGGGCGAACAATCCAGTATATTTAAAAATGCAAAATGGCCAAAATACGATTTAAATTCAATTATTGATGATACAAGAGAAGTTGTACTACAGGTTAATGGTAAAATAAAAGACAAGATTATGATAAAAAAAGACACTGATGAGGACACTCTTGAAAAAATTGCTCTTAATAATCAAAAAATTATACAAAATATACACAATAAACAAATAATAAAAATCATTACGGTTAAAGACAAACTTGTAAATATAGTAGCAAAATAA